Genomic segment of Synechococcus sp. A15-28:
CTCGACCAACTCACTCCCGGTGATCAACCGATCCGTCGCCAACGCCTAGGCAGCGGCACCGCCCTGCTGCAGAAGATCAACGGCCGCTGGCACGGAGCAGCCGACCCCCGCCGGGAGGGCACTGCCCTGTCAGCTGACTGACGAATCCCAGCAGGATGGTGTTCCAAATGTGCGCTGCTGATGAAGAGCTTCGAGGACACGGACCCACGGCCCTACGACCGCCACCGCTATCGGGTGCAGTTCCGCGATGGCTCGTTCAAGGACACCGGCAGCTACGCCGAAGCCACCGATCTCTGGTACTCAAGTCGGATCAAGCCACGGGTGATTGAGGTGCTGCCCGCCACCAAACCATCCCGCCCGCGTGGCGGCTATGGCTGAGGCTTCAGTCAAGCGAAAACTCTCCGCGAAGAGCTCGCGCATCCTGAATGCGCTGCTCCTTTGCCAAAAGACGCAGCCGCGTGTTGAGCCAGAAGCGCAACCGATCGGACGACACCGACTTGTTCAGCAGCGCATCCGAAGGTTCAGGTTCACCGAAGGGAATCGTCACTTCAGCTCCACCCCTTTGCCCCGGTAGAAGGCGAAGCGTTCACGGATTGATTCGGCGTCTGGCTTGGGGGTGTCGTAGGCCCAAACGGCGTTGCGGATCACCTGATCGCCAACCACCACATCCCAGTAGCGAGCCGTGCCTTTCCATCCACAGACCGTGGTGTGATCGGACGCGCGGAAGAACTCCTCTGCCATAGCAGCGCGGGGGAAATAGGGGTTGCCATCCACCATCACGATGTCATCGCTGTCAGCCAGGACCGTGCCGTTGAAGATCGCCTGCATGATCTGGCACCGTTCGTCGCTGGGCGCAGGCTAGAAAATCTGTCCCGGAATCAGTTGTATTCACCAGGCGTCTCCTGCTTGGACACCGTCACCCGCCCCACCTTGTTGCCGGAGAACCGCAGCAATTCATCCCCGCTGAAGGAATAGCCCAGCCCGCCGGCAATCTTGGCGACATCATCGGCTGTGGATGCCGCCAGCACTGACTGCTTCAGGGCCTCGTCGTCCTGCAGACGCAGCAGGAAGCCTTTCAGTTGATCGAGAGCCATCGCCCGCCTCAGCGAAGGGCCGTGAACCGTAAACGACGACTCAGGATGCGATCGACAGATCCGAACCGTCATCGATCTGCAAGTGAGTCGTCAGACAAGTGGTGACACAGGTCTGGTCATGGATGTCGCAGGCGCTGATGCAGACGAAATACTCATCGTGGGCCTGCCACCGTTCGCCAATGGATTGGTGTTGATGTTCCTGCTTGAGTGAGTACATCTGAATTCTTGCGAGTGCGACACCTTTACGAGCAGCCTTGATGGCTAGTCAATAAAAACATTGCGGAGAATAAAATACTTAGGGAAATAATCTCAGGAAGAAATACTTATCCGGATCGTGAACAAGCCTTGCCGCCGGTTGTCATCTGGGCGACAAACCACAAGAGTGAAACCAGCGCATGGACGAGGTCATGGAATTCAAAAGCCGCATCTTTGCCAACTCACAAGGTCAAACAATCGACGCCGTTGGCAACGGCCGCTACCTGGTCTGCCATCAGACCAGCTGCGTCATGGTGAAAGGCTGGCGCCAGGCCCAGACTGCCTTGAAACGCCAGGAGTCACCGATGGCATGAAGCAGGGCGAGCCACCTCCGGACGTCTGGCCTCAGAGGGTCTGCCAGGTGCTGGTGAGCCACTGGGGGGCAACGCTCCACCAGACTGCGACAGCCACAAAAATGGCCATCAAGCCAATGAGGCTGGTGATCAGCGTTTCTTCGCGCTGAGCATCGGACGTGACTTTTCTGACTTTTCCCAAGGATCGATCGGTCTCTGCTGATGGTGTAGGTCGGCAGAAATCGATCGTCATCGGTGAAAACACCGACCGTTCAATAGACGCCGAAGACGTCAGAGGAAGTCGAAGTTGTCCTCATCATCCTCATCTTCATTGGACTGGATCCACAAAGCCGCCACAGGGAAGATCAAACATCTCGCAAGAAGAATTTCCATCAACCAGAAAAGCTTTGAACACTAAAAACCCAATTAACTGCTTCAAGGATGTCGGTCACAACCAACCCCTTAATCACTCAACATGGTTGCGGATGATTCAAACCCTTCCG
This window contains:
- a CDS encoding DUF427 domain-containing protein; translation: MQAIFNGTVLADSDDIVMVDGNPYFPRAAMAEEFFRASDHTTVCGWKGTARYWDVVVGDQVIRNAVWAYDTPKPDAESIRERFAFYRGKGVELK
- a CDS encoding Nif11-like leader peptide family natural product precursor produces the protein MALDQLKGFLLRLQDDEALKQSVLAASTADDVAKIAGGLGYSFSGDELLRFSGNKVGRVTVSKQETPGEYN